Proteins encoded within one genomic window of Empedobacter falsenii:
- a CDS encoding endonuclease: MKLKFTFLSFALALFAQAQKAPAYYSSINFSKTKNELKNDFAKLITDTHKQNVSYSEGLKNLFQTSDADPQNPSNLLLIYGSQSSGTHQRSRAFSGSWNREHVYAKSKGTPNLGTSGPGSDGHHLRPADVTLNSTRGSLLFDDGVGVMAMKTSRGGWYPGDEWKGDVARILMYMYVRYDKRTLPLNITFGPSTYSSDFPDILLKWNVEDPVSQFEIQRNNVVANVQGNRNPFIDNPYLATVIWGGPKAQNNWPESFGEGGGSEEDTEKPTAPTNLASTTITSSSVSLTWTASTDNVGVNRYDIYVDNTYNTTVYSNNGTVSGLNPSTTYSFYVVAKDAAGNKSDNSTAIQVTTKESNTGGGSGEGTSCGTEDFENIPSTGSTPPASSYTDRTWSNRGIVWTATNARTDKQIYIDGDSNKAICIRKGNLKSSTISGGIGSLSVKTYLPFADSDGFYTLKINGEVKGQIPYSKTAKTTKIDNINVEGDVVIELIDETSNNRVSFDNLSWTCYEKLATDEVKKQNNKLVIYPNPVKNHEFVVNGIENKETIQIFTINGQLVQTIQNVTNNSKVRLNKLPKGVYIVKTKNQSNKIIVD, encoded by the coding sequence ATGAAATTGAAATTTACTTTTTTATCATTTGCTTTAGCATTATTCGCACAAGCTCAAAAAGCACCTGCGTATTACTCGAGCATTAATTTTAGCAAGACGAAGAATGAGTTGAAAAATGATTTTGCTAAATTAATTACAGATACACATAAACAAAATGTATCTTATTCAGAAGGTTTGAAAAATCTATTTCAAACAAGTGATGCCGATCCTCAAAATCCATCTAACTTATTGTTGATTTATGGATCTCAAAGTTCAGGTACACATCAAAGAAGTCGTGCTTTTTCAGGATCTTGGAATAGAGAGCATGTTTATGCAAAATCTAAAGGAACGCCAAATTTAGGAACTTCTGGACCTGGATCAGACGGACATCATTTACGTCCTGCTGATGTTACATTGAATAGTACTCGTGGAAGTTTGCTTTTTGATGATGGAGTAGGAGTAATGGCAATGAAAACGAGCCGTGGTGGTTGGTATCCAGGTGATGAATGGAAAGGAGATGTTGCGAGAATTTTAATGTATATGTATGTACGTTATGACAAACGAACTTTACCTCTTAATATTACTTTTGGACCAAGTACGTATTCGTCAGATTTCCCTGATATTCTTTTGAAGTGGAATGTAGAAGATCCTGTTTCACAATTTGAAATTCAAAGAAATAACGTTGTAGCGAATGTTCAAGGAAATAGAAATCCGTTTATTGATAATCCATATTTAGCAACTGTTATTTGGGGAGGTCCTAAAGCGCAAAACAATTGGCCAGAATCTTTTGGTGAAGGCGGAGGTTCTGAAGAGGATACTGAAAAACCTACTGCACCAACAAATTTAGCTTCAACAACGATTACATCTTCAAGTGTGTCGTTAACTTGGACGGCTTCTACAGATAATGTAGGTGTTAATAGATATGATATTTATGTAGATAACACTTATAATACAACTGTTTATAGTAATAACGGAACAGTTTCTGGATTAAATCCTTCAACAACTTATTCTTTTTATGTTGTTGCAAAAGATGCAGCTGGAAATAAATCGGATAATAGTACAGCAATTCAAGTAACAACAAAAGAATCTAATACAGGAGGAGGTTCAGGAGAAGGAACAAGCTGTGGAACAGAGGATTTTGAAAATATTCCATCTACAGGAAGTACGCCTCCAGCATCATCTTATACAGATAGAACTTGGTCGAATAGAGGAATTGTGTGGACTGCAACAAATGCAAGAACAGACAAGCAAATTTATATCGATGGAGATAGTAATAAAGCAATTTGTATTAGAAAAGGAAATTTAAAATCATCTACAATTTCTGGAGGAATAGGATCTTTATCAGTAAAAACATATCTTCCTTTTGCAGATTCTGATGGATTTTATACATTAAAAATTAATGGAGAAGTAAAAGGACAAATACCTTATTCTAAAACAGCTAAAACAACAAAAATTGATAATATTAATGTTGAAGGAGATGTTGTAATTGAGTTGATTGATGAAACTTCAAATAATCGTGTTTCTTTCGATAATTTATCATGGACTTGTTACGAAAAATTAGCAACAGATGAGGTTAAAAAACAAAATAATAAATTAGTTATTTATCCTAATCCAGTTAAAAATCATGAATTTGTTGTCAATGGAATTGAAAATAAAGAAACAATTCAAATTTTTACTATCAATGGACAATTGGTTCAAACGATTCAAAATGTAACAAATAATTCTAAAGTTAGATTAAATAAACTACCTAAAGGAGTTTATATCGTTAAAACGAAAAATCAATCTAATAAAATTATTGTTGATTAA
- the dnaJ gene encoding molecular chaperone DnaJ, with protein sequence MSSKRDYYEILQVEKSATSEHIKKAYRKLAIKYHPDKNPGDKEAEDKFKEAAEAYEVLSDDNKRARYDQFGHAGMGGAAGGGFGGGGGMNMEDIFSHFGDIFGGGGFGGGFGGQSRGPRRMKGSDLRIRVKLNLEEMVNGCEKKVKVKRFKQADGVTSKTCPSCGGSGQQVRVTNTFLGQMQTATTCGTCQGVGKVADKIPSGANNQGLIKVEETIDLKIPAGAREGIQLQVRGKGNDAPFDGIPGDLLVLIEEEEHDTLKRDGNNLHFDLYVSIPDAVLGASKEIPTVNGKVKIKVDKGTQSGKVLRLKGQGLPDLNGYGKGDLFVHVNIWTPTHLSKDQEAYFEKMRDDDHFSPEPSKNEKSFFERVKDMFQ encoded by the coding sequence ATGTCATCAAAAAGAGATTATTACGAAATATTGCAGGTCGAAAAATCTGCAACATCAGAGCATATCAAGAAAGCTTATCGTAAACTTGCCATCAAATATCACCCTGACAAAAATCCTGGTGACAAAGAGGCAGAAGATAAATTTAAAGAAGCTGCAGAAGCTTACGAAGTTTTAAGCGACGACAACAAACGTGCACGTTACGACCAATTCGGACATGCAGGAATGGGCGGAGCTGCTGGCGGAGGATTCGGCGGTGGCGGCGGAATGAATATGGAGGATATTTTCTCTCATTTCGGCGATATCTTTGGAGGCGGAGGATTCGGTGGTGGATTTGGAGGTCAATCTCGTGGTCCACGTCGAATGAAAGGTTCTGATTTGCGTATTCGCGTAAAATTGAACTTAGAAGAAATGGTGAACGGTTGCGAAAAGAAAGTAAAAGTTAAACGTTTCAAACAAGCAGATGGCGTTACATCTAAAACATGTCCATCTTGTGGCGGTTCTGGACAACAAGTTCGTGTTACCAACACATTTTTAGGACAAATGCAAACGGCTACAACTTGTGGAACATGTCAAGGAGTAGGAAAAGTTGCAGATAAAATTCCTTCAGGAGCAAATAATCAAGGATTAATCAAAGTTGAGGAAACAATCGACCTTAAAATTCCAGCTGGAGCAAGAGAAGGAATTCAATTGCAAGTTCGCGGAAAAGGTAACGATGCGCCTTTTGATGGTATTCCTGGTGATTTACTTGTTTTGATTGAAGAAGAAGAACACGACACATTAAAACGTGATGGAAACAACTTACATTTTGATTTGTATGTTTCTATTCCGGATGCTGTTTTAGGTGCTTCAAAAGAAATTCCGACTGTTAATGGAAAAGTAAAAATTAAAGTTGACAAAGGAACTCAATCAGGAAAAGTATTACGTTTAAAAGGCCAAGGTTTACCAGATTTGAATGGTTACGGAAAAGGTGATTTATTTGTGCATGTTAACATTTGGACACCAACTCATTTATCGAAAGACCAAGAAGCGTATTTTGAAAAAATGAGAGACGATGATCATTTCTCACCAGAACCTTCGAAAAATGAAAAATCATTCTTTGAACGTGTAAAAGATATGTTTCAGTAA
- a CDS encoding nucleotide exchange factor GrpE: MSDQNIHEELENENLQENVQESDNTVEQPQEETAGKSELEIVKEQLAKEKDQYLRLFAEFDNFKKRTSRERMDIFKTANKEVITSLLPVLDDFGRAINQIEKSGDDNLLQGVELINNKLVETLRAKGLKEMEVKPGDDFNTDLHEAITQIPAPTEDLKGKIVDVVETGYLLNDVVVRYAKVVVGL, from the coding sequence ATGTCTGACCAAAATATACACGAAGAATTAGAGAACGAGAATCTTCAAGAAAACGTTCAAGAAAGTGATAACACTGTAGAACAACCACAAGAAGAAACTGCTGGAAAGTCAGAATTAGAAATTGTTAAGGAACAATTAGCAAAAGAAAAAGACCAATATTTACGTTTATTTGCAGAGTTTGATAACTTCAAAAAACGTACTTCGCGCGAACGCATGGATATTTTCAAGACAGCAAACAAAGAGGTGATTACTTCATTATTGCCTGTTTTAGATGATTTTGGACGCGCAATCAATCAAATTGAAAAATCTGGAGACGACAACTTACTTCAAGGAGTTGAATTGATCAATAATAAATTAGTAGAAACGTTACGTGCAAAAGGTTTGAAAGAAATGGAAGTAAAACCTGGAGACGATTTCAACACAGATTTACACGAAGCAATTACTCAAATTCCTGCTCCAACAGAGGATTTGAAAGGTAAAATTGTAGACGTGGTAGAAACAGGATATTTATTAAATGATGTAGTAGTTCGCTACGCGAAAGTTGTTGTTGGATTATAA
- a CDS encoding TonB-dependent receptor, with protein MKKTTQQRTLQHSKRFLSTISLSLLGGILFAQTAQINGKVVDENRIPISEAEIIVNDQSYFTDQNGNFKIDIPSNSSVTVTFNNNGYHSFAQTFTLKDKNKKEIFVQLVPDQTNAIELGEATISFQSNKNKPLQSTVLSAAQMQQGPSLTGGVADLLKTLPFVNSNTELSSQYMVRGGNYDENLIYVNGIEVYKPQLIRSGEQEGLGFVNPAMTQFINFSAGGWEAKYGDKMSSVLDVTYKRPTKFEGQLEASLMGGSLTLGGGSKDKKLSAIVGARYQNRNLVLNTLKGDTNFNPEYYDVQANINYKLNDKWNVAFLGTMSRSRYEMFPIKRETYINTMDTPLLLTVFYDGKEDDKFATETGSLSFTYQPNSKVDLGLDVFAYHSKEREYFDIQGSYFISEVDEKGFATSTNDVGSQIDHARNNFDALVAGIQHKGKYKINGNNDIEWGAKFQQEDIRDLLGEWQAIDSTGYVVNPNPNNGLNLSYYVNSKNNLKTNRISGYAQYTSKFMWNDAKVMFNAGVRAAYWDFNEETTVSPRAQIAIKPDWESDMLFRFSTGVYYQPPFYREIRRLDGSLNDKVKSQQSIHFIFGNDYEFKWMDRPFKLTTEVYYKILNDLNPYYVDNVRIRYTADNNSKGYAYGLDMRLFGQFVPGIDSWFSASYARAYQNIDDKGNIPLPTDPRFKLSAFFQDYMEFLPSFKVNVNLIYASGLPNGAPQFADPYNYQTTLTDYKRVDIGFVKELINQKELKPSKGTFWSNFKEISIGVDVFNVFDIKNEISNSWIRDVNSSAVYTMPNYLTGRFLNGKINFKF; from the coding sequence ATGAAAAAAACAACACAGCAACGTACTCTACAACATTCAAAAAGATTTCTTAGTACCATAAGTTTATCTCTTTTGGGTGGAATTTTATTTGCTCAAACAGCGCAAATTAATGGTAAAGTTGTCGACGAAAATAGAATTCCAATTAGTGAAGCTGAGATTATTGTCAACGATCAATCTTATTTTACAGATCAAAATGGTAATTTCAAAATTGATATTCCATCAAATTCTTCCGTTACCGTAACTTTTAACAATAATGGTTATCATTCGTTTGCACAAACGTTTACGCTAAAAGATAAAAACAAAAAAGAAATTTTTGTTCAATTAGTTCCTGATCAAACCAATGCGATAGAATTAGGTGAAGCAACAATTTCTTTTCAATCCAATAAAAATAAACCTTTGCAAAGTACCGTTTTGAGTGCTGCGCAAATGCAACAAGGACCAAGTTTAACTGGCGGAGTTGCCGATTTATTAAAAACATTACCTTTCGTAAATTCGAATACAGAATTGAGTTCGCAATACATGGTTCGCGGAGGAAATTATGACGAAAATTTAATTTACGTTAACGGAATCGAAGTTTACAAACCTCAATTGATTCGTTCTGGTGAACAAGAAGGTTTAGGCTTTGTAAATCCTGCGATGACGCAATTTATCAACTTTTCTGCTGGTGGTTGGGAAGCCAAATATGGCGACAAAATGTCTTCTGTTTTAGATGTTACCTACAAACGTCCAACAAAATTTGAAGGTCAATTAGAAGCTAGTTTAATGGGCGGAAGCTTGACATTAGGCGGAGGTTCTAAAGACAAAAAACTTTCGGCAATTGTTGGAGCGCGTTATCAAAACAGAAATTTAGTATTAAATACCTTAAAAGGTGATACCAATTTCAATCCTGAATATTACGATGTGCAAGCCAATATCAATTATAAATTAAATGATAAATGGAATGTTGCATTTTTGGGAACAATGTCGCGTTCGCGCTACGAAATGTTCCCTATAAAACGTGAAACTTATATCAATACAATGGATACTCCCTTGTTGCTAACTGTTTTTTATGACGGAAAAGAAGATGATAAATTTGCGACAGAAACAGGAAGTTTATCGTTTACGTATCAACCAAATTCTAAAGTAGATTTAGGGTTAGATGTTTTTGCTTATCATTCGAAAGAGCGCGAATATTTTGATATTCAAGGTTCTTATTTCATTTCCGAAGTAGACGAAAAAGGCTTTGCAACTTCTACGAATGATGTTGGTTCGCAAATCGATCATGCACGAAATAATTTTGATGCATTAGTTGCCGGAATTCAACACAAAGGAAAATACAAAATCAACGGAAACAATGATATTGAGTGGGGTGCAAAATTTCAACAAGAAGATATTCGTGATTTATTGGGTGAATGGCAAGCGATTGATTCGACAGGATATGTTGTGAATCCAAATCCTAATAATGGTCTGAATTTAAGTTATTATGTGAATTCTAAAAATAATTTAAAAACTAATCGTATTTCTGGTTATGCGCAATACACGAGCAAATTTATGTGGAATGATGCGAAAGTGATGTTCAATGCTGGTGTACGTGCGGCTTATTGGGATTTTAATGAAGAAACAACCGTTTCGCCTCGTGCTCAAATCGCGATCAAACCAGATTGGGAAAGCGATATGTTGTTCCGTTTTTCGACAGGTGTTTATTATCAACCTCCTTTCTATCGCGAGATTCGTCGTTTAGATGGTTCGTTAAATGATAAAGTAAAATCGCAACAATCTATACACTTTATTTTTGGAAACGATTACGAATTTAAATGGATGGATCGTCCGTTCAAATTAACAACTGAGGTTTATTACAAAATCTTAAATGATTTGAATCCGTATTATGTGGACAATGTGAGAATTCGTTATACAGCAGATAACAACTCGAAAGGTTACGCATATGGACTTGACATGCGTTTATTTGGGCAGTTTGTTCCTGGTATTGATTCTTGGTTCTCGGCTTCATATGCGCGTGCTTATCAAAATATTGATGATAAAGGAAATATTCCATTACCGACAGATCCACGTTTCAAATTATCGGCATTTTTCCAAGATTATATGGAGTTTTTACCTTCCTTCAAGGTGAATGTGAATTTAATTTATGCTTCTGGTTTACCAAACGGAGCACCACAATTTGCAGATCCATATAATTATCAAACAACGCTGACAGATTACAAACGTGTAGATATTGGTTTTGTGAAAGAATTGATTAATCAAAAAGAATTGAAACCATCAAAAGGAACATTTTGGAGTAATTTCAAAGAAATTTCGATTGGTGTAGATGTATTCAATGTGTTTGATATCAAAAATGAAATCAGTAATTCATGGATTCGTGATGTAAATTCGAGTGCAGTTTATACGATGCCAAATTATTTGACAGGACGTTTCTTGAATGGAAAAATTAATTTTAAGTTTTAA
- a CDS encoding M23 family metallopeptidase: MKVIKPILLNLLLSSVVFGQRTEQPKSETYPKNIFQNPLEITNYLAGNFGELRANHFHAGLDIKTQQREGLKVKAVGDGYISRINISPTGYGNALYIDHPNGYTSVYAHLREFTPELQEYVRKQQYANETFKIELHPKPNELPVKIGDLIALSGNSGGSGGPHLHFEIRDTKTEEPINPFYFGFDLPDTRKPSILGLYAYPIYGDVNQKTNRIVVANGGTISASGAIGFGVKAYDKLNGVENNNGIHQINIYVNDDPIYTFTSNRFSFDEARAINTVCDYADIQKNNSWVYQGFVKDGNPVRMYSNLKNNGILELEDGKSYKVKIDVSDYAGNLSSQSFTVNGKAFVDSAKLPETNPMLWNKENHFKSDGIEIFFPKNIFYEDFDLAYKFSNGKHWVGDYYMPVHQTYTLAIEPTADIPTAQLDKAVIVREYQKRGAWKKDYLTTDLKNGKLVANPKDFGVFSILIDNTKPTITPLNIKSDSQFTQANAIIKFTIDDAQSGIKDYKAYIDGKWVLAEYDQKIKRLSINLNKEQISVGDHQLELNVKDEKNNTATYSTTFKKIS, translated from the coding sequence ATGAAAGTGATTAAGCCAATTTTACTAAACTTATTACTAAGTTCTGTTGTTTTTGGACAACGAACTGAACAACCAAAATCTGAAACATATCCAAAAAATATCTTCCAAAATCCTTTAGAAATTACCAATTATTTGGCTGGAAATTTTGGAGAATTACGTGCCAATCATTTCCACGCTGGGCTTGATATCAAAACTCAACAACGCGAAGGTCTGAAAGTAAAAGCGGTTGGAGATGGTTATATATCTCGTATTAATATTTCGCCAACTGGTTACGGAAATGCACTTTATATCGATCATCCAAATGGATATACTTCTGTTTATGCGCATTTGAGAGAATTTACGCCAGAATTGCAGGAATATGTCCGTAAACAACAATATGCGAATGAAACGTTTAAGATCGAATTACATCCAAAACCAAACGAACTTCCTGTTAAAATAGGTGATTTGATTGCGCTTTCAGGGAATTCTGGAGGTTCTGGAGGTCCACATTTACATTTCGAAATTCGTGATACCAAAACGGAAGAACCAATTAATCCTTTTTATTTTGGTTTTGATTTACCTGACACACGAAAACCATCTATTTTAGGTTTGTACGCTTATCCAATTTATGGTGATGTGAATCAAAAAACAAATAGAATTGTTGTAGCAAATGGCGGAACAATTTCTGCTTCTGGCGCAATAGGTTTTGGTGTAAAAGCATATGACAAACTGAATGGAGTTGAAAACAACAATGGTATTCATCAAATAAATATTTATGTAAATGATGACCCGATTTATACGTTTACTTCTAATCGTTTTTCGTTTGATGAAGCGCGAGCTATAAATACAGTTTGCGATTATGCCGATATTCAGAAAAATAATAGTTGGGTGTATCAAGGTTTTGTAAAAGATGGAAATCCTGTCAGAATGTATTCTAACCTAAAAAACAATGGAATTTTAGAGCTTGAAGACGGAAAATCGTACAAAGTAAAAATTGATGTTTCTGATTATGCTGGCAATTTATCTTCGCAATCGTTTACTGTTAATGGAAAAGCATTTGTAGATTCTGCGAAACTTCCTGAAACAAATCCAATGTTGTGGAACAAAGAAAATCATTTCAAATCTGATGGAATCGAAATATTTTTCCCTAAAAATATCTTCTATGAAGATTTTGATTTAGCTTATAAATTCTCGAATGGTAAACATTGGGTTGGCGATTATTATATGCCAGTTCATCAAACTTACACGTTAGCGATAGAGCCAACTGCTGATATTCCTACTGCACAATTGGACAAAGCTGTTATTGTGCGAGAATATCAAAAAAGAGGCGCTTGGAAAAAAGATTATTTAACAACAGACCTCAAAAATGGGAAGCTTGTTGCGAATCCAAAAGATTTTGGCGTTTTTTCTATTTTAATTGACAATACTAAACCGACAATTACTCCGTTAAATATCAAATCAGATAGTCAATTTACTCAAGCTAATGCTATTATCAAATTTACAATTGATGATGCACAATCTGGGATAAAAGACTATAAAGCTTATATCGATGGTAAGTGGGTTTTAGCCGAATATGATCAAAAAATTAAACGATTATCAATTAATTTGAACAAAGAACAGATTTCGGTTGGTGACCATCAATTAGAATTAAACGTGAAAGATGAAAAAAACAACACAGCAACGTACTCTACAACATTCAAAAAGATTTCTTAG
- a CDS encoding cell division protein ZapA: protein MSTQRIEIKIASRHYPMTINSDEEEMLLSCAEEINGILKQFEQKYAVSDKQDALAMVTIQLALREAKLKKQVKDNEEMTTERISKLLELIDQSIAK from the coding sequence ATGTCAACTCAACGAATTGAGATAAAAATTGCTTCACGTCATTATCCAATGACGATTAATTCTGACGAGGAAGAAATGTTACTTTCTTGTGCAGAAGAAATAAATGGTATTTTGAAACAATTTGAACAAAAGTACGCTGTTTCTGACAAACAAGACGCGCTTGCAATGGTGACAATTCAGTTAGCTTTACGCGAAGCAAAGCTGAAAAAGCAAGTGAAAGATAACGAAGAAATGACTACAGAGCGCATTTCGAAGTTATTAGAATTGATTGATCAGTCAATCGCAAAATAA
- the rny gene encoding ribonuclease Y: MDPIMTIIIAIVTLIIGAAVGYFLSKKSVDKQNQELIDEATRKAQNLINDAEKDGEAIKKEKIFQAKEKFLELKSKHEEVVNQRERKVADAELKVKEREERIKTDLAEIQKQKDQIKSEKGNIQARTEKLNIKQKEVDTMHKKQVEILEKISNYSADEARAELIEVLKDEARTKAQAHIQEIMEEAELDAKSEARKIVISSIQRIGTEQAIENAVSVFNIESDEIKGRIIGREGRNIRAIEAATGVEVIVDDTPEAIILSCFDPVRREIARLSLHRLVTDGRIHPARIEEVVAKTTKQIEDEIIEVGKKTILDLGIHGLHKDLVRIVGRMKYRSSYGQNLLQHSREVANLAGTLAAELGLNPKLAKRAGLLHDIGKVPEQESELPHAILGMQWAEKYGEHPDVINAIGAHHDEIEMTSLISPLVQVADAISGARPGARRQVVESYMQRLKDLEATALNFDGVEKAYAIQAGRELRVIVESDKVDDTKAAELSFLISDKIQNEMTYPGQVRVTVIRETRAVNIAR, from the coding sequence ATGGACCCAATTATGACAATAATTATTGCAATTGTTACATTAATCATAGGTGCAGCGGTGGGATATTTCTTATCAAAAAAATCAGTTGATAAACAGAATCAAGAACTGATTGACGAAGCAACTCGCAAAGCACAAAATTTGATTAATGATGCTGAGAAAGATGGTGAAGCCATTAAAAAAGAGAAAATTTTTCAAGCCAAAGAGAAATTTTTAGAATTAAAATCTAAACACGAAGAAGTTGTTAATCAACGTGAAAGAAAAGTAGCTGATGCTGAGCTTAAAGTAAAAGAACGTGAAGAGAGAATCAAAACGGACTTAGCAGAAATTCAGAAACAAAAAGATCAGATTAAATCTGAGAAAGGAAATATACAAGCACGTACAGAAAAGCTTAATATTAAGCAAAAAGAAGTGGATACGATGCACAAAAAACAAGTAGAAATCCTTGAAAAAATTTCGAATTATTCTGCTGATGAAGCACGTGCCGAACTGATTGAAGTCTTAAAAGACGAAGCAAGAACTAAAGCACAAGCTCATATCCAAGAAATTATGGAAGAGGCTGAATTAGATGCGAAAAGCGAAGCGCGTAAAATTGTGATTTCTTCTATTCAACGTATTGGTACAGAGCAAGCTATTGAGAATGCGGTTTCTGTATTTAATATTGAGTCTGACGAAATTAAAGGACGTATCATTGGTCGTGAAGGACGTAACATTCGTGCAATTGAGGCTGCGACTGGAGTTGAGGTGATTGTTGATGATACGCCAGAAGCGATTATCCTTTCTTGTTTCGACCCTGTTCGTCGTGAAATTGCTCGTTTGTCTTTGCATCGCTTAGTAACGGACGGACGTATTCACCCAGCACGTATTGAGGAAGTTGTTGCGAAAACAACAAAACAAATCGAGGACGAAATTATCGAAGTTGGTAAGAAAACAATTTTAGATTTAGGAATTCATGGTTTACACAAAGATTTGGTTCGTATCGTTGGACGAATGAAATATCGTTCTTCTTATGGTCAAAACTTATTGCAACACTCTCGCGAGGTGGCAAACTTAGCAGGAACGTTGGCTGCGGAATTAGGATTGAATCCTAAGTTAGCGAAACGTGCAGGTTTATTACACGATATTGGTAAAGTTCCGGAGCAAGAATCTGAATTGCCTCACGCAATTTTGGGTATGCAATGGGCAGAAAAATATGGGGAACATCCAGATGTAATTAACGCGATTGGAGCTCACCACGACGAAATTGAGATGACTTCTTTAATTTCACCACTTGTACAAGTAGCCGATGCAATTTCTGGTGCTCGTCCAGGTGCTCGTCGTCAAGTTGTGGAATCGTATATGCAACGTTTAAAAGATTTAGAAGCTACGGCTCTTAACTTTGATGGTGTAGAAAAAGCATACGCGATTCAAGCTGGTCGTGAGTTGCGTGTGATTGTAGAAAGTGATAAAGTTGATGATACAAAAGCAGCTGAATTATCGTTCTTAATTTCAGATAAAATTCAAAACGAAATGACTTATCCAGGTCAAGTTCGTGTAACTGTAATTCGTGAAACGCGTGCAGTAAATATTGCAAGATAA
- a CDS encoding ribonucleotide-diphosphate reductase subunit beta, whose amino-acid sequence MSIFDKRVNYKPFEYPEILTFTEAIQKAYWVHGEVDFTSDIQDYHANLDDAKREIHKRSILSIAQVEVTVKGFWGDLYHYFPKPELNGLGATFAECEFRHSEAYSRILEVNGYLDEFNVALQNPIFKSYNTFVGEIMRDESKSIVEKLLFFALVIEDSSLFSKFANILAFTRFDGLMKNTANIIAWTSTDEQIHANAGIYLINKIREEGLLPEELDQNWVETAVRGYIDQEEMMLDWIFEKGEFGYYSKADLLNYMKYRIDEAIAKIGYKKIFHISQEQYKQMAWFEEEVFASSLDDFFAKRPVDYTKHDKSISADDLF is encoded by the coding sequence ATGTCTATTTTTGATAAAAGGGTAAATTATAAACCATTTGAATATCCTGAAATTTTAACCTTTACAGAAGCAATCCAAAAAGCATATTGGGTACATGGAGAAGTAGATTTTACTTCGGATATCCAAGATTATCATGCTAATTTAGATGATGCGAAACGCGAAATTCACAAACGTTCTATTTTATCAATTGCGCAAGTTGAGGTAACGGTAAAAGGATTTTGGGGAGATTTGTATCACTATTTTCCAAAACCAGAATTGAATGGATTAGGTGCTACTTTTGCAGAATGTGAGTTTAGACACAGTGAAGCATATTCGCGTATTTTGGAGGTAAATGGTTATTTGGATGAGTTTAATGTAGCCTTACAAAATCCAATTTTCAAAAGCTATAATACGTTTGTTGGCGAAATTATGCGCGACGAGAGCAAATCAATTGTAGAGAAATTATTGTTCTTTGCATTGGTGATCGAAGATAGTTCGTTGTTCTCGAAATTTGCAAATATTTTGGCATTTACACGTTTTGACGGTTTAATGAAAAATACAGCAAACATCATTGCTTGGACATCTACAGATGAGCAAATTCACGCAAATGCTGGGATTTATTTGATTAATAAAATTCGTGAAGAAGGTTTATTACCAGAAGAGTTAGATCAAAACTGGGTAGAAACTGCTGTTCGTGGTTATATCGATCAAGAAGAAATGATGTTGGATTGGATTTTCGAGAAAGGAGAATTTGGTTATTACTCAAAAGCAGATTTATTAAACTATATGAAATACCGTATTGATGAAGCGATTGCTAAAATTGGATATAAAAAAATATTTCATATTTCACAAGAACAATATAAACAGATGGCTTGGTTTGAGGAAGAAGTTTTTGCAAGTAGCTTGGACGATTTCTTCGCAAAAAGACCAGTAGATTATACTAAACACGACAAAAGTATTTCAGCAGACGATTTATTTTAA